One genomic window of Malaciobacter molluscorum LMG 25693 includes the following:
- the accB gene encoding acetyl-CoA carboxylase biotin carboxyl carrier protein, with amino-acid sequence MDFKEIKELIKVFDKSELNKLKIKEGDFEISIGRGFDGTVEMAPVATAVQQTAPASASSISAPTETSCTTEKGNQTCSDTINSPMVGTYYAAPSPNSPAFVKAGDTVRKGQTLCILEAMKIMNEVEAECDCKILEVLVNDADPVEYDMPLFTIEKL; translated from the coding sequence ATGGATTTTAAAGAAATTAAAGAACTTATTAAAGTATTTGACAAAAGCGAACTTAATAAATTAAAAATAAAAGAGGGCGATTTTGAGATTTCTATAGGGAGAGGTTTTGACGGAACAGTAGAGATGGCTCCTGTTGCTACTGCAGTACAACAAACTGCACCAGCTTCAGCTTCATCTATTAGTGCTCCAACTGAAACATCTTGCACAACAGAAAAAGGAAATCAAACTTGTTCTGATACTATAAATTCTCCAATGGTAGGAACATACTATGCTGCTCCATCACCTAATTCACCAGCATTTGTAAAAGCTGGGGATACAGTAAGAAAAGGACAAACTCTATGTATTTTAGAGGCTATGAAAATTATGAATGAAGTAGAAGCAGAGTGTGATTGCAAAATTTTGGAAGTATTAGTAAATGATGCTGACCCAGTAGAATACGATATGCCACTGTTTACTATAGAAAAACTATAA
- a CDS encoding deoxycytidylate deaminase, with protein sequence MLNDRNFINIAHEIASASKCVSKQVGAVIVKDGRILSTGYNGTPSGYINCSEHWHDEYTSNHHEWSKTYEIHAEMNAIIWAARKGISIEDATIYVTLEPCSECSKNLIASGIKRIVYDRAYEHTNSEVVAKFIKENGVIIEQIK encoded by the coding sequence GTGTTAAATGATAGAAATTTTATAAATATTGCACATGAAATTGCAAGTGCTTCAAAGTGCGTATCAAAGCAAGTTGGTGCAGTTATTGTAAAAGATGGAAGAATTTTATCTACAGGATATAATGGAACTCCTTCTGGATATATAAATTGTAGTGAACATTGGCATGATGAATATACAAGTAATCATCATGAGTGGTCAAAAACTTATGAAATCCATGCAGAGATGAATGCTATAATTTGGGCAGCAAGAAAAGGTATAAGTATAGAAGATGCCACTATTTACGTGACTTTAGAACCATGTTCTGAATGTTCAAAGAATTTGATAGCAAGTGGAATAAAAAGAATTGTTTATGATAGAGCTTATGAACATACAAATTCTGAAGTAGTAGCAAAGTTCATTAAAGAAAATGGAGTAATCATAGAGCAAATAAAATAA
- a CDS encoding class I SAM-dependent methyltransferase: MQIDNHIFYKEALKEYGITARGVHWNSQFSQYVRFEVITKFINNIKESSIADAGCGFAEYLKFLHNKDQLPKDYIGIDRENYMLEISKERFPSYDFLQINIVKDEKLPKKDYYICSGAMNLLNQEDVYTFIFKCFSSSRKAFIFNYLKNETFVNVPKSNIINFCKKISRNIQIDEKYLNNDFTICLNK, encoded by the coding sequence ATGCAAATAGATAATCATATTTTTTATAAAGAGGCTTTAAAAGAGTATGGCATTACTGCAAGAGGTGTTCATTGGAACTCTCAATTCTCCCAATATGTTAGATTTGAAGTAATAACTAAATTTATTAATAATATCAAAGAAAGCTCAATAGCAGATGCTGGATGTGGTTTTGCAGAGTATTTAAAATTCTTACATAATAAAGATCAGTTACCAAAAGATTATATAGGAATAGATAGAGAAAATTATATGCTTGAAATAAGTAAAGAAAGATTTCCTAGTTATGATTTTTTACAAATAAATATTGTAAAAGATGAAAAATTACCTAAAAAAGATTACTATATATGTAGTGGAGCAATGAATTTGTTAAATCAAGAGGATGTTTATACTTTTATTTTTAAATGTTTTTCAAGTAGTAGAAAAGCATTTATATTTAATTATTTGAAAAATGAAACATTTGTGAATGTTCCAAAATCTAATATTATAAATTTTTGTAAAAAAATATCAAGAAATATACAAATTGATGAGAAATATTTAAACAATGATTTTACAATCTGCCTAAATAAATAA
- a CDS encoding (Fe-S)-binding protein encodes MKIGLFIPCFMNELYPDVCVATYKLLKNLNIDIDYPMSQTCCGQPMANSGCSKDIETLAKQFVETFKDYDYIVAPSGSCVAMVKDHYGVFFKDDADYNKVKTSIYEVCEFLHDVIKIDKLDVSFPYKVGLHNSCHGHRMLKLATPSELNIPYDSKLKNLLSLVKDIELVTLKREDECCGFGGTFSVTEEDISIAMGKDRIKDHLDSHAQIITGADMSCLMHMDGIINRNNENIKVMHIVEILAGVTK; translated from the coding sequence ATGAAAATTGGGTTATTTATACCTTGCTTTATGAATGAACTATATCCAGATGTATGTGTTGCTACATATAAGTTACTTAAAAATCTAAATATAGATATTGATTATCCTATGAGCCAAACATGCTGTGGTCAGCCAATGGCAAATTCAGGATGTTCAAAAGATATAGAAACTTTAGCAAAGCAATTTGTCGAGACATTTAAAGATTATGATTATATTGTTGCACCAAGTGGATCATGTGTTGCAATGGTAAAAGATCATTATGGTGTATTTTTTAAAGATGATGCAGATTATAATAAAGTTAAAACTTCTATTTATGAAGTATGTGAATTTTTACATGATGTTATCAAAATTGATAAACTTGATGTAAGTTTTCCATATAAAGTAGGGTTACATAACTCATGTCATGGACATAGAATGTTAAAACTTGCAACTCCTAGTGAACTTAATATTCCATATGATTCAAAATTAAAAAATCTATTATCATTGGTTAAAGATATTGAACTTGTAACATTAAAAAGAGAAGATGAATGTTGTGGTTTTGGTGGTACTTTTAGTGTTACTGAAGAAGACATTTCTATTGCGATGGGAAAAGATAGAATAAAAGATCATCTTGATTCTCATGCTCAAATTATTACAGGTGCAGATATGTCATGTCTGATGCATATGGATGGAATCATTAATAGAAATAATGAGAACATAAAAGTGATGCATATTGTAGAAATATTAGCAGGAGTTACAAAATGA